One genomic segment of Prochlorococcus marinus str. MIT 0919 includes these proteins:
- the uvrA gene encoding excinuclease ABC subunit UvrA, translating to MGPSKDKAVQKSLTNESLGDLISIRGARQHNLKNINLNIPRNKFIVFTGVSGSGKSSLAFDTIFAEGQRRYVESLSAYARQFLGQVDKPDVDAIEGLSPAISIDQKSTSHNPRSTVGTVTEIQDYLRLLFGRAGEPHCPECKRPISPQTIDEMVDQILSLPDGTRYQLLAPVVRGKKGTHAKLLSGLASEGFARVRINKEVRELSDNIELDKNHSHSIEVVVDRLIAREGIQERLTDSLRTALKRGDGLALVEVVPKKNEELPDGIERERLFSENFACPIHGAVIEELSPRLFSFNSPYGACPECHGIGHLKKFTVDRVIPEPSLPVYAAVAPWSEKENSYYFSLLYSVGEAYGFEIKTPWKDLTHDQKEILINGCDKPILIQADSRYKQKGGFKRPFEGILPILERQLRDAGGESVRQKLEKFLDLVPCPACSGKRLKPEALAVKLGPYSITELTEISVDETLKRIEQLMGIDKPSKNLLSPRQMQIGDLVLREIRLRLRFLLDVGLDYLSLDRPAMTLSGGEAQRIRLATQIGAGLTGVLYVLDEPSIGLHQRDNDRLLNTLERLRDLGNTLIVVEHDEDTIRAADYVVDIGPGAGIHGGQIISEGSIENLLSAENSLTGAYLSGRSSIPTPKERRKGGKKNLRLINCDRNNLQNVSVDLPLGRLVAITGVSGSGKSTLINELLHPAINHELGLKVPFPKGVAEIRGINAIDKVIVIDQSPIGRTPRSNPATYTGAFDPIRQIFAASVEAKARGYQVGQFSFNVKGGRCEACRGQGVNVIEMNFLPDVYVQCDVCKGARFNRETLQVKYKGYTIADVLEMTVEQSVDVFSAIPQAADRLRTLVDVGLGYIKLGQPAPTLSGGEAQRVKLATELSRRATGKTLYLIDEPTTGLSFSDVHKLMDVIQRLVDKGNSIIVIEHNLDVIRCADWIIDLGPEGGDRGGYIVATGTPEDVAANSSSYTGSYLKKVLQRYS from the coding sequence ATGGGCCCTTCTAAGGATAAGGCTGTACAAAAATCTTTAACGAATGAATCGTTGGGAGATTTAATAAGTATTCGTGGTGCAAGGCAGCATAATTTGAAGAATATTAATTTGAATATTCCAAGAAATAAATTCATTGTTTTTACTGGTGTTAGTGGAAGCGGGAAAAGCTCTTTAGCTTTTGATACTATTTTTGCTGAAGGACAAAGACGTTATGTTGAGAGTTTGTCTGCTTATGCACGTCAGTTTTTAGGTCAAGTTGATAAACCTGATGTTGATGCGATAGAAGGCTTATCTCCTGCAATTTCAATAGATCAGAAATCTACTAGTCATAATCCTCGCTCTACTGTTGGAACTGTTACCGAAATACAGGATTATTTGCGTTTGTTGTTTGGTAGAGCTGGCGAGCCCCATTGTCCCGAATGCAAAAGGCCTATAAGTCCTCAAACTATTGATGAAATGGTAGATCAGATTCTTTCTCTACCAGACGGTACCCGTTATCAGTTACTTGCACCTGTTGTCAGAGGTAAAAAAGGTACACACGCTAAATTATTATCGGGACTGGCTTCTGAAGGCTTTGCTCGAGTAAGAATTAATAAAGAAGTTAGAGAGTTATCTGACAATATTGAATTAGATAAAAATCATTCTCATTCAATCGAAGTAGTTGTAGATCGTTTAATTGCCAGAGAGGGAATCCAAGAGCGTTTAACAGATTCTTTAAGAACAGCTTTAAAACGGGGTGATGGATTGGCTTTGGTTGAGGTTGTACCAAAAAAAAATGAGGAATTACCGGATGGCATTGAAAGAGAAAGACTCTTTTCGGAAAATTTTGCTTGTCCTATTCATGGAGCTGTAATAGAAGAATTATCTCCAAGATTATTTTCTTTTAATAGTCCATACGGGGCATGCCCAGAGTGTCATGGTATTGGTCATTTAAAAAAATTTACTGTCGATAGAGTTATTCCAGAACCATCACTACCAGTTTATGCTGCTGTTGCGCCTTGGAGTGAAAAGGAAAATTCATATTATTTTTCTTTATTGTATTCAGTTGGAGAAGCCTATGGCTTTGAAATTAAAACGCCTTGGAAAGATTTAACACATGATCAAAAAGAAATTTTGATAAATGGATGTGATAAACCTATTTTAATACAAGCTGATAGTCGATATAAACAAAAGGGAGGCTTTAAAAGGCCTTTTGAAGGAATTCTCCCAATCCTAGAAAGACAATTACGTGATGCAGGTGGAGAATCGGTTCGTCAAAAATTAGAAAAATTTTTGGATTTAGTACCATGTCCAGCATGTTCGGGTAAAAGATTAAAGCCAGAAGCTTTGGCAGTAAAACTAGGTCCTTACTCTATTACTGAATTAACTGAAATTAGTGTTGATGAAACTTTGAAACGGATAGAACAATTAATGGGTATTGATAAACCTTCTAAAAATTTACTTTCTCCTCGTCAAATGCAAATAGGAGATTTGGTTTTAAGAGAAATAAGGCTAAGACTGCGTTTTTTGCTTGATGTTGGCCTTGATTACCTTTCTTTGGATAGACCAGCGATGACATTATCTGGGGGAGAGGCTCAACGAATTCGGTTGGCAACTCAAATAGGAGCAGGCTTAACAGGTGTTCTGTATGTATTAGATGAACCAAGTATAGGTTTGCATCAAAGAGATAATGATCGTTTATTAAATACTTTGGAGAGATTAAGAGACCTTGGCAATACGCTAATAGTTGTTGAACATGATGAGGACACTATTCGTGCTGCCGATTATGTTGTTGATATAGGTCCAGGAGCAGGGATTCATGGTGGCCAAATAATTTCAGAAGGTTCAATCGAAAACTTATTATCTGCAGAGAATTCACTTACGGGTGCTTATCTCAGTGGACGTTCGTCAATACCAACTCCAAAAGAACGACGTAAGGGAGGCAAGAAGAATCTTCGTTTAATTAATTGTGATCGTAATAATCTTCAAAACGTCTCAGTAGACCTTCCTTTAGGTCGTCTTGTCGCTATTACCGGTGTTAGTGGGAGTGGCAAGAGCACGTTAATCAATGAATTATTACACCCTGCTATTAATCATGAACTTGGCTTAAAAGTTCCTTTTCCTAAAGGGGTAGCAGAAATTAGAGGCATTAATGCGATAGATAAGGTTATTGTCATTGATCAATCCCCAATAGGGAGAACTCCTCGATCTAACCCTGCTACTTATACAGGTGCATTTGATCCAATTAGGCAAATTTTTGCTGCTTCAGTTGAAGCAAAAGCTAGGGGCTATCAAGTGGGTCAATTTAGTTTTAATGTGAAAGGTGGTCGCTGTGAAGCATGTCGGGGTCAGGGAGTAAATGTTATTGAAATGAACTTTTTACCCGATGTTTATGTGCAATGCGATGTTTGTAAAGGTGCAAGGTTTAACAGAGAAACCCTACAAGTTAAATATAAAGGTTACACAATTGCTGATGTATTAGAAATGACAGTCGAACAATCTGTAGATGTATTTTCAGCAATTCCTCAGGCTGCTGACAGATTACGAACCTTAGTCGATGTTGGACTTGGTTATATTAAATTGGGTCAGCCTGCACCTACCCTTTCAGGAGGTGAAGCGCAACGGGTTAAGTTGGCCACTGAGTTGTCTCGCAGGGCAACAGGTAAAACTCTTTACTTAATTGACGAACCAACTACGGGTCTTAGTTTTTCTGATGTTCATAAATTAATGGATGTTATTCAACGATTAGTAGATAAAGGCAATTCAATTATTGTGATTGAGCACAATTTGGATGTCATTAGATGTGCTGATTGGATTATTGATTTAGGACCGGAGGGTGGAGATAGAGGTGGCTATATTGTTGCTACAGGTACTCCTGAGGACGTTGCAGCCAACTCATCAAGTTACACTGGAAGTTATTTGAAAAAGGTATTACAACGATATTCCTAA
- a CDS encoding DNA repair protein RecN encodes MVTLIAVLVRLRLENIGLIDSLDLSFQNGFTVFTGETGAGKSIFLDAIDLLLGGLHNSKASKLVKLGSTKSYIEGYFQIDSFAKRWLQKNNIIFKDKEFSISRIWSSNGKNLKSQIKINDQIVTKHQILTLRPYLADLTLQGQQNKIDPLTTYLNWIDQLGSSIIKNAALEVNNNWNNWNKAYCTLQTARNEYNQNKINFEIMMAEFKELQAANITDAQEEIHLQTEEDRLSHAVRLQESIQKLFIFLKESYEESPTALENILFSIKELKVISELDHSLKPHLDKALDVHADLQQLVSDLEHYYLLLESNPDKLNEVQERRSFLKNLKARYNRNLDELVLYRESLDNILNSENSSTNLELLEEKERLAREKRDSSNKKLSKLRKSVAKKLEISLMKYLPSLGLENALFQVGIIPCLPSVQGIDNVNFLFSANPGQPLSLLHEIASGGEMSRFILALKVVLAEQDGASTVIFDEIDSGVSGRVSSAVANLLKHLSDTRQVFCVTHQPLVAALADHHFSISKVSINGSTASKVFELKGFQARKRELAELAGGDFAEATMYAASLLEKKAA; translated from the coding sequence TTGGTTACTTTAATTGCCGTGCTAGTCCGCTTGAGACTTGAGAACATTGGTCTTATAGATAGCTTAGACCTTTCCTTTCAGAATGGGTTTACAGTTTTTACAGGAGAGACAGGAGCTGGAAAATCAATTTTTTTAGATGCCATAGATTTGTTATTAGGTGGTCTTCATAATTCTAAGGCTTCTAAGCTAGTTAAATTAGGATCAACAAAATCTTATATTGAAGGATATTTCCAAATAGATAGTTTTGCAAAAAGATGGCTTCAAAAAAATAATATTATATTTAAAGACAAAGAATTTTCTATTTCTAGAATTTGGAGTTCTAATGGTAAAAACTTAAAAAGTCAAATTAAAATAAATGATCAAATTGTTACTAAGCACCAAATTTTAACATTAAGACCTTATTTGGCTGATTTAACTTTGCAAGGTCAACAAAATAAAATAGATCCTTTAACAACATATTTAAATTGGATAGATCAATTAGGATCTTCCATTATTAAAAACGCAGCTTTAGAAGTGAATAATAATTGGAATAATTGGAACAAAGCTTATTGTACACTTCAGACTGCTAGAAATGAGTACAATCAAAATAAAATTAATTTTGAAATTATGATGGCGGAGTTCAAAGAACTGCAGGCTGCTAATATAACAGATGCTCAAGAGGAAATCCATTTACAGACTGAAGAAGATAGACTTTCACATGCTGTTAGACTTCAAGAAAGTATTCAAAAACTTTTTATTTTTTTAAAGGAGTCTTATGAAGAATCTCCTACTGCTTTGGAAAATATATTGTTTTCTATTAAAGAATTGAAAGTCATTAGTGAGTTGGATCATTCTTTAAAGCCTCATCTTGATAAAGCATTAGATGTTCATGCTGATTTGCAACAGCTCGTTAGTGATTTAGAGCATTATTATCTTTTGCTAGAAAGTAATCCAGATAAATTAAATGAGGTTCAAGAAAGAAGATCATTTTTGAAAAATTTAAAAGCTCGTTATAATAGAAACTTAGATGAATTAGTTCTTTATAGAGAATCCTTAGATAACATTTTGAATTCTGAAAATAGTTCGACTAATTTAGAGCTCTTGGAAGAAAAAGAAAGGCTTGCGAGGGAAAAACGTGATTCATCTAATAAGAAATTATCCAAACTTCGTAAATCTGTGGCTAAAAAATTAGAAATTTCTTTGATGAAATACTTACCATCTTTAGGTTTAGAAAATGCTTTATTTCAAGTAGGAATAATTCCATGTTTGCCTTCTGTTCAAGGTATTGATAACGTAAATTTTTTATTTTCTGCAAACCCTGGCCAACCCCTTTCGCTTCTTCATGAAATAGCTTCTGGTGGAGAAATGTCTAGATTCATTTTGGCTTTAAAGGTTGTTCTTGCCGAACAGGATGGGGCTAGTACGGTAATTTTTGATGAAATTGATTCTGGTGTGAGTGGAAGAGTCAGTTCGGCTGTTGCAAATCTTTTAAAGCACTTATCTGACACTAGGCAAGTTTTTTGTGTCACTCATCAGCCATTAGTTGCAGCATTGGCTGATCATCATTTTTCTATTTCTAAGGTTTCAATAAATGGATCAACTGCTTCGAAAGTCTTTGAGTTAAAGGGTTTTCAGGCAAGGAAGCGTGAACTTGCTGAATTGGCTGGCGGTGATTTTGCTGAAGCTACTATGTACGCTGCAAGTTTATTAGAGAAGAAAGCTGCATGA